One segment of Deltaproteobacteria bacterium DNA contains the following:
- a CDS encoding 3-hydroxy-5-phosphonooxypentane-2,4-dione thiolase LsrF (involved in autoinducer 2 transport and processing), with the protein MHWGMENRMARIIQPSDGRCVMLAVDHGYFLGPTSGLEQPRETIEPLLPHADAIMLTRGVLRTAVDANMQAPVVLRVSGGTSILKELSNEDITVSIEDAIRLNVSAMALSIFVGSEFEKETLVSLAKLVDEG; encoded by the coding sequence GGGTATGGAAAACAGAATGGCGCGCATCATCCAGCCGTCGGACGGGCGTTGCGTGATGTTGGCCGTGGACCACGGCTATTTTCTCGGTCCGACGAGCGGACTGGAGCAGCCGCGGGAGACCATCGAGCCGCTGCTGCCCCACGCGGACGCCATCATGCTCACCCGCGGCGTGCTGCGGACCGCGGTGGACGCCAACATGCAGGCGCCGGTGGTGCTGCGGGTGTCCGGCGGCACCAGCATCCTGAAGGAACTGTCCAACGAGGACATCACCGTGTCCATCGAGGACGCCATCCGGCTCAACGTCTCGGCCATGGCGCTGTCGATCTTCGTGGGCTCGGAGTTCGAGAAGGAGACCCTGGTGAGCCTGGCCAAGCTGGTGGACGAGGGCG